A single Borreliella afzelii DNA region contains:
- a CDS encoding DUF226 domain-containing protein — translation MQNTAKLIKLDKPIVICSDKKDLFIKIEKDNDKTMYHTKIMMDIYKFGLNKKKNKFRISLRRLFNQSKVEEFNLFTLRADDKFLGIYYGYKKPIKKIFVRYEVNGIEKSYLLSKSYYLEFRFKKGSIFCYFKSLFRLLKKEQVNVPYSKTLFSMFTTLEKQVYEFYNKKYPQKGPLIKWIEKNWLKNQIL, via the coding sequence ATGCAAAATACAGCAAAATTAATAAAATTGGATAAACCAATAGTTATATGTTCAGATAAAAAAGATCTTTTTATCAAGATTGAAAAAGATAATGATAAAACAATGTATCATACAAAAATAATGATGGATATTTATAAGTTCGGACTTAATAAGAAAAAAAATAAATTTCGTATATCATTAAGAAGATTATTCAATCAATCAAAAGTTGAAGAATTTAATTTATTTACACTAAGAGCAGACGATAAATTCTTAGGTATTTATTATGGTTATAAAAAACCAATAAAGAAAATCTTTGTAAGGTATGAAGTTAACGGAATTGAAAAATCTTATCTATTGTCAAAATCATATTACCTAGAGTTTAGATTTAAAAAAGGAAGCATTTTTTGCTACTTCAAGAGTCTATTTAGGTTGTTAAAAAAAGAACAAGTAAATGTTCCCTACAGTAAAACATTATTTAGCATGTTTACGACATTAGAAAAGCAAGTATATGAGTTTTATAATAAAAAATACCCGCAAAAAGGACCTCTTATAAAATGGATAGAAAAAAATTGGCTAAAAAACCAAATATTATAG
- a CDS encoding plasmid maintenance protein codes for MQILPKNTKSTNCYNKLQHKLIVLISTLKYVNSKYKKYSQKVILYYFNENLKRNNQSPVKLKTMQNYLYKLEKEIKVTTNYYKHLGVNFGTEIYYKLNYPKKECYLKINQHFKEKKDARFKFRVDNYLISKFNKNGSVDFKECLNNKNNNIKKEEESNTKIEKLQVKKYFNKCNFLCKEILLILLNLDLSKDKKIEIIKAFKRIEIKLIKSKNISFDKSCFKDKQNKLKEILENTKKQLEKKGYNVKQLKINIQKIYEIYKNKPHFIIEHQKYNDLSKIKLKLEKSIELKKENPQKDYENIKTNIFNILIEQLGKKENIEAIKPIIKTYLNSKNKLEYNKVFDTYHYELLELIKNENNSLILKEVV; via the coding sequence ATGCAAATTTTACCAAAAAATACAAAAAGCACAAATTGCTACAACAAGTTACAGCATAAATTAATAGTTCTTATCTCAACGCTTAAATATGTAAATAGCAAATATAAGAAGTATTCTCAAAAAGTCATACTATATTACTTTAATGAAAATCTAAAAAGAAATAATCAGTCACCTGTTAAACTAAAAACAATGCAAAATTATCTTTACAAATTAGAAAAAGAAATAAAAGTAACAACTAACTACTATAAACACTTGGGAGTAAATTTTGGAACTGAAATTTACTATAAACTTAATTATCCAAAAAAAGAGTGTTATCTTAAAATCAATCAACATTTTAAAGAAAAAAAAGACGCTAGATTTAAATTTAGAGTTGATAATTATCTTATATCTAAATTTAATAAAAATGGGAGTGTAGATTTTAAGGAGTGTTTAAATAATAAAAATAATAATATAAAAAAAGAAGAAGAAAGTAATACAAAAATAGAAAAACTTCAAGTAAAAAAATATTTCAACAAATGTAACTTTTTATGTAAAGAAATTCTTCTGATTTTATTAAACTTAGATCTTAGCAAAGATAAAAAAATTGAAATAATTAAGGCCTTCAAAAGAATTGAGATTAAGCTAATAAAAAGTAAGAATATTTCTTTTGATAAATCTTGCTTTAAAGATAAGCAAAACAAATTAAAAGAAATTCTAGAAAATACAAAAAAACAATTAGAAAAAAAAGGATACAATGTTAAACAATTGAAAATAAATATCCAAAAAATATATGAAATTTACAAAAATAAACCGCATTTTATTATCGAACATCAAAAATATAACGATTTAAGCAAAATAAAGCTTAAATTAGAAAAATCAATTGAATTGAAAAAAGAAAATCCACAAAAAGATTATGAGAATATAAAGACAAATATTTTCAATATCCTTATCGAGCAATTAGGAAAAAAGGAAAATATTGAAGCTATAAAGCCAATTATAAAAACATATTTGAATAGCAAAAATAAATTAGAATATAATAAAGTATTTGATACATATCATTATGAATTATTAGAACTAATAAAAAATGAAAATAATTCTTTAATTTTAAAAGAAGTTGTATAA